The Verrucomicrobium spinosum DSM 4136 = JCM 18804 genome includes a region encoding these proteins:
- a CDS encoding KH domain-containing protein: MDAPEALREFLMYVVANLIDHPKQASIAVGTTSAGAISYRIQLAPDDVRRVIGKNGFTISAIRSLVNVAAQKHGVKVSLRVDGVREEEETT, encoded by the coding sequence ATGGACGCCCCTGAAGCCCTTCGCGAGTTCCTCATGTACGTGGTGGCGAATCTGATCGATCACCCCAAGCAGGCGAGCATCGCTGTGGGGACGACCAGCGCCGGGGCGATTTCGTACCGGATTCAGCTCGCGCCGGATGATGTGCGCCGGGTGATCGGGAAGAACGGGTTCACGATCAGTGCCATCCGCTCCCTGGTGAACGTGGCTGCCCAGAAGCACGGGGTGAAAGTGTCTCTGCGCGTGGATGGCGTCAGGGAGGAGGAAGAGACCACTTGA
- a CDS encoding low molecular weight protein-tyrosine-phosphatase, with amino-acid sequence MKRLLFVCMGNICRSPAAEGVMKHQLAAAGALGKAEVDSAGTINLHAGNPPDSRMTAAAANRGIKLVHRARQVTAQDLADFDLVLVMDEDNLRDVRRLDREGKYAAKIKLFCDYTTRHSQTEVPDPYYGGPDGFELVLDLLEDGCTNLVKEVQGQG; translated from the coding sequence GTGAAGCGCCTCCTCTTCGTCTGCATGGGCAACATCTGCCGCTCACCCGCCGCTGAAGGCGTCATGAAGCACCAGCTCGCCGCCGCAGGTGCGCTGGGCAAGGCTGAGGTGGACTCCGCAGGCACCATCAATCTCCACGCCGGCAATCCCCCTGATTCCCGCATGACCGCCGCCGCCGCGAACCGGGGCATCAAGCTCGTCCACCGCGCCCGTCAGGTGACCGCCCAGGATCTGGCCGACTTTGACCTCGTGCTCGTCATGGACGAGGACAACCTGCGCGACGTCCGCCGCCTGGACCGTGAAGGCAAATACGCCGCCAAGATCAAGCTCTTCTGCGACTATACCACCCGCCACAGCCAGACCGAAGTCCCCGACCCCTACTACGGCGGCCCCGATGGCTTTGAACTCGTCCTCGACCTCCTGGAAGATGGCTGTACCAACCTGGTAAAAGAAGTGCAGGGCCAGGGATAA
- a CDS encoding nucleoside recognition domain-containing protein translates to MLNYVWSFLLLTGLVAGALFGKLDVVVAALLERSKDAVLGIALPLAGTMMLWLGILRVMEKAGLMEVVAKILSPILRRIFPEVPPTHPAMGAITMNIAANMLGLGNAATPLGLKAMGYLQELNPQKQSATNAMCMFLALNTAGFTLIPMGAIIYLSSGGVKDPYAVIAPTLIATACATVAAVLMAKFLQRLPAFRVQPDEVTADAASAGAGEPDTATGAKDAAPAPKPFRLSPTRAVLLSLVCALFALGGAMEFSKDFRASVLRATGMEAVISAAEQRAAEAKERQEVLKAEAAAASGAVKATAGEVPKDTSAWRQGLRSVSVLAIPIILLVAVVWGLFKGVAVYEEMVEGAKEGFGVALRIMPFLVVMFAALTCFRESGALLLLQTAVRPLLDFIGMPVELLPLAIMRPLSGSGSSGILNEIILHPSSTDTLRYTAAILYGSTETTFYVLAVYFGSVSIRRSRHALAAGLCADAVGMGMAVLLGRLMFS, encoded by the coding sequence ATGCTGAACTACGTCTGGTCTTTTCTGCTGCTCACGGGCCTGGTGGCGGGCGCGCTTTTTGGGAAACTGGACGTGGTGGTGGCGGCGCTGCTGGAGCGCAGCAAGGATGCCGTCTTGGGCATCGCCCTGCCACTGGCGGGCACCATGATGCTGTGGCTGGGCATCCTGCGGGTGATGGAAAAGGCGGGCCTCATGGAGGTGGTGGCCAAGATTCTCTCACCCATCCTGCGCCGCATCTTCCCTGAGGTGCCGCCCACGCATCCGGCGATGGGGGCGATCACCATGAACATCGCTGCCAATATGCTGGGGCTGGGGAATGCGGCCACCCCGCTGGGTCTGAAGGCGATGGGCTACCTCCAGGAGCTCAACCCGCAGAAGCAGAGCGCGACGAATGCCATGTGCATGTTCCTGGCGCTGAATACGGCTGGCTTCACGCTCATCCCCATGGGGGCGATCATCTACCTCAGCTCTGGTGGGGTGAAGGATCCGTATGCGGTGATCGCGCCCACGCTCATTGCCACCGCGTGTGCCACCGTTGCGGCCGTGCTCATGGCGAAGTTCCTCCAGCGTTTGCCTGCCTTTCGTGTGCAGCCGGATGAAGTGACCGCCGATGCTGCCAGCGCTGGCGCGGGCGAGCCGGATACGGCGACCGGCGCAAAGGATGCCGCTCCCGCCCCCAAGCCCTTTCGCCTTTCCCCCACGCGGGCGGTTCTGCTTTCTCTCGTGTGCGCCCTCTTTGCGCTGGGCGGGGCCATGGAGTTCTCCAAGGACTTCCGGGCCTCTGTCCTGCGGGCCACTGGCATGGAGGCCGTGATCTCTGCTGCAGAGCAGCGGGCGGCCGAGGCCAAGGAGCGGCAGGAGGTGCTGAAGGCGGAAGCCGCCGCGGCCAGTGGGGCGGTCAAGGCCACGGCAGGGGAGGTGCCCAAGGACACTTCAGCGTGGCGTCAGGGGCTGAGATCGGTGTCGGTGCTGGCCATTCCCATCATCCTGCTGGTCGCCGTCGTCTGGGGCCTCTTCAAAGGGGTGGCCGTGTATGAGGAGATGGTGGAGGGGGCCAAGGAGGGCTTCGGCGTGGCGTTGCGCATCATGCCCTTCCTCGTGGTCATGTTCGCGGCGCTGACGTGTTTTCGTGAGTCGGGGGCGCTGCTGCTGTTGCAGACGGCGGTGCGCCCGCTGCTGGACTTCATCGGCATGCCGGTGGAGCTGCTGCCGCTCGCCATCATGCGGCCGCTCAGCGGCTCCGGATCCTCCGGCATCCTGAACGAGATCATTCTGCACCCGTCCTCCACGGACACCCTGCGCTACACGGCGGCCATTCTCTATGGTTCCACTGAGACCACTTTCTACGTGCTGGCGGTGTACTTTGGCAGCGTGAGCATCCGTCGCAGCCGGCACGCGCTGGCCGCCGGGTTGTGTGCGGATGCGGTGGGCATGGGCATGGCGGTGCTGCTGGGCCGGCTGATGTTCAGCTGA
- a CDS encoding fructosamine kinase family protein: MTSSLTERVRTAITTATGSPLGACEVRPVPGGDIHQSYVLVALTPYFVKVNTADKVTLFQAEALALQALAATHTLRVPKPIVWEVWEDSSFLVLEYIPLQKGASHQFRRMGEHLAALHRATSPQGKFGWAHANYIGTTPQPNAWTDSWIDFWRDQRLGFQFRLARQKGLALPGADRLLEQLPAFFADTTVAPSLLHGDLWGGNAAFDEHGLPVIFDPASYYGDRECDLAFTELFGGFTPSFYEGYDATWPRQPGWERRRDLYNLYHILNHFNLFGRTYAPQAESLLDRINRSIQG; encoded by the coding sequence GTGACCTCTTCCCTCACAGAGCGCGTCCGCACCGCGATCACCACCGCCACGGGTTCTCCCCTCGGTGCCTGTGAGGTCCGCCCCGTTCCTGGCGGAGACATCCACCAGAGTTATGTCCTCGTGGCCCTCACGCCCTACTTCGTGAAGGTCAACACCGCCGATAAAGTCACCTTGTTCCAAGCGGAAGCCCTGGCCCTCCAGGCCCTGGCCGCCACCCACACCCTCCGCGTCCCCAAGCCCATCGTGTGGGAGGTTTGGGAAGATTCCAGCTTCCTGGTGCTGGAGTACATCCCCCTCCAGAAGGGGGCCTCCCATCAGTTCCGCCGCATGGGCGAGCACCTCGCCGCCCTCCATCGGGCCACCTCACCGCAGGGCAAGTTTGGCTGGGCACACGCCAACTACATCGGCACCACCCCGCAGCCCAACGCGTGGACCGATTCCTGGATCGACTTCTGGCGGGATCAACGCCTCGGTTTCCAGTTCCGCCTCGCCCGGCAGAAAGGGCTCGCCCTCCCCGGTGCCGACCGCCTGCTGGAGCAGCTCCCCGCCTTCTTTGCAGACACCACCGTGGCCCCCTCCCTCCTCCACGGCGACCTCTGGGGCGGCAACGCCGCCTTCGACGAACACGGCCTCCCCGTCATCTTCGACCCCGCCAGCTACTACGGCGACCGCGAGTGCGACCTCGCCTTCACCGAACTCTTCGGCGGCTTCACCCCCTCCTTCTACGAAGGCTACGACGCCACCTGGCCCCGCCAGCCCGGCTGGGAACGCCGCCGGGACCTCTACAACCTCTACCACATCCTCAACCACTTCAACCTTTTCGGGCGCACCTACGCTCCTCAGGCTGAGTCCCTTTTAGACAGGATTAACCGGAGCATCCAGGGGTAA
- a CDS encoding beta strand repeat-containing protein → MKHPRHPRAICRCLVRYSALLALGLCLPAAGLRAQTLTWDLTPGSPGVQNGSGTWNTTVANWIDSVSGNNVLWTNSGLEVAQFGSTTPVNPSVVTVSGNMNLKGLVFLPLGATTPVAGNQYLLNGAAANTVLNFGDGGYIEMADFSSGGSQFVALNANIAMQGSNLTIRKTTGSGAVTQFLNLNMASNPNLTGTLTIGSYIYLGVTAQATIGNVSSIVVQNNGTLTLGPSNATFNQAITAAGYANAYGAIRILGSNVTLSGGITMTGDMGILTHSSNTGILISSALTDGGGGYAFHRFSLTKNDGTLTLTAANTYSGKTVLGRNLAGYTGGITILDFAATGAPVQDILYNGVVTAGGLEFAGSPLASAIGSSLLILNGKAATDNVQRFGNVSVTGLRGDIQVNSGAGGSMTLQLGTITRTGAGMISFTGPAQGSITTTTADGFLGPWATYKSGSGYATWAQVSSGVLTGFTGSTAHSTGVAQASDVATHLTIGGTSTGVVTPEAAVSYLATVSMTDTVRNRAVAIASGNTLRLAAVGGVQIASDARNLTIGELGVGSFLSAGGSSAGTGQLYLTNNSTTSLLTIHSGITNNAGGGAVNVLINGASGSTTVLTGTSSYTGGTTISSGALEIRNAAALGTAGLITVQDGASLRLSGGITLNRAVTLSGIGTSVAVEGALRNVSGDNTVSSVLTILTPVSIVSDAGTLRLLAATPATNAITGTFAVTFGGRSNIIVDGRMNIGTGIMTKTGNGTLVLNGDNNFTGTVTINGGVVRVGHANALGNNAGTFSLTDINTGGTLELTGGLTLSAEPISLGSTGFNNSGGIRNGSGDNTLTGLITVDNTSRIESQSGTLTLDVASGNAIIKDNSSSNRALTFGGAGDIVVQDAIARQNTGALSITKEGTGTLTLKATSTYDGATTVNGGEMHLDYTGLGTPTNLLYNGLSSPGALRLAGGTLKLTAKTGSGVNSSQQFGIFSIGVGMSYFKVVQNGGAGMTVDLGNLARAKSASIVQFDAVTDVADATGTGGPISVTTTGGIDNAIISHDGITSFTWGKNDWAATTARSGDRRRIVGLSSIAGGYTAGTSTTLAGNADVVLGAGIIALNENADTTSLRFNAAQSSYIGLGTGVILTTGGILVGEGVGARTTYIDGGILRSVSTSTPFDEADLVIIQNNTLGDLVISSVIANNATVSSATTLTKAGAGTVVLETVAHTFTGTISVVEGTLYYKSGSISSSTQFTIGGGAASGKLKVGNNTASLTLQGDWLRTEGYGTQNALVGGGTFVSSILLDTDNITSDFRRGTIGGSGQYENNIGVQVAATGALLQLGANNTYAGKTSIHRGIVEVETLADAGQTSSLGTGTFNADPNNAIIDIASHTTTGAPISVTATLRYVGSTNSVTNRTVRLINTDNSTDIPSAVGIIENVGTGTVKFTSLFTAAGGNPIARMLQLGGTNAGANEIVGIDDASLSIKTQIEKAGVGTWGITGSNTYSGGTMVTAGTLQALNTAAVGTGTGSATGTGMVTVAAGGTLAGTGRVAPAAGNHVSVSGRVSVGDAALTLAQASRLEIATSGSGVLTFKTGSTLALDLFTGVGLGNNAGVATASDVMVVNGSLVIESGATLVLGNPNQMMEWTANDSWQLFDWSGITSRTGEFSVLSLPTLGGGLSWDTSKLYLDGTISVTVVPEPGRMVLLVVAAGAVVLRRRRLAVVW, encoded by the coding sequence ATGAAACACCCTCGCCACCCCCGTGCCATCTGCCGATGCCTTGTTCGATACTCGGCGCTTCTTGCCCTGGGCCTCTGCCTGCCAGCCGCCGGGCTGCGCGCGCAGACGCTGACATGGGATCTGACGCCCGGCTCACCTGGGGTGCAGAACGGCAGCGGCACGTGGAACACCACGGTGGCGAACTGGATTGACTCTGTTTCTGGAAACAACGTGCTGTGGACGAACAGCGGCCTGGAGGTGGCGCAGTTTGGCAGCACCACGCCGGTGAACCCCAGTGTGGTCACCGTCTCCGGCAACATGAACCTGAAAGGGCTGGTCTTCCTCCCGCTGGGCGCCACGACCCCGGTGGCGGGAAACCAGTATCTCCTCAACGGAGCCGCAGCCAACACGGTGCTGAACTTTGGAGACGGCGGCTACATTGAGATGGCAGACTTCTCCTCCGGGGGCTCGCAGTTTGTCGCGCTGAACGCGAACATTGCGATGCAAGGAAGCAACCTGACGATCCGCAAGACCACGGGCAGCGGTGCAGTCACTCAGTTCCTGAACCTGAACATGGCGTCCAACCCGAATCTCACGGGCACGCTCACCATCGGCAGCTACATCTATCTCGGCGTGACTGCGCAGGCGACCATTGGCAACGTGAGCTCCATCGTGGTGCAGAACAACGGTACGCTCACGCTCGGTCCCTCCAATGCGACTTTCAACCAGGCGATCACAGCTGCCGGGTACGCGAATGCCTACGGTGCCATCCGCATCCTGGGCTCCAATGTCACCCTGTCTGGCGGCATCACCATGACGGGTGACATGGGCATTCTCACCCACTCTTCCAACACCGGCATCCTCATCAGTTCCGCCCTCACTGACGGAGGTGGTGGCTATGCTTTTCACCGGTTCTCCCTCACTAAAAACGATGGCACGCTCACTCTCACCGCCGCGAATACCTACAGCGGCAAGACCGTGCTGGGGCGCAACCTGGCGGGCTATACCGGCGGCATCACCATCCTGGACTTCGCTGCGACGGGCGCACCGGTCCAGGACATTCTCTACAACGGTGTGGTCACGGCCGGGGGGCTGGAGTTTGCCGGTTCCCCCCTCGCGAGCGCCATTGGCAGCTCGCTCCTCATTCTCAATGGCAAGGCGGCGACGGATAACGTGCAGCGTTTTGGCAATGTGTCCGTCACCGGGCTGAGAGGTGACATTCAGGTGAACTCTGGTGCGGGCGGTAGCATGACGCTGCAACTCGGCACCATCACCCGCACGGGCGCGGGCATGATCTCCTTCACCGGTCCTGCACAGGGCAGCATCACCACCACCACGGCAGATGGTTTCCTAGGACCCTGGGCCACCTACAAGAGCGGCAGCGGCTACGCCACCTGGGCCCAGGTTTCGTCCGGTGTCCTCACTGGCTTCACCGGCAGCACCGCGCACAGCACGGGTGTGGCACAGGCCAGTGATGTGGCCACGCATCTCACCATCGGCGGCACTTCCACTGGCGTCGTCACCCCGGAGGCTGCGGTGAGTTATCTCGCCACCGTCTCCATGACCGATACGGTGAGAAACCGGGCGGTCGCGATTGCCAGCGGCAACACCCTGCGCCTGGCTGCCGTGGGCGGCGTGCAGATCGCGTCAGATGCACGGAATCTCACGATTGGGGAGCTGGGTGTGGGCAGCTTCCTCTCTGCGGGTGGATCCTCTGCAGGGACCGGCCAGCTCTATCTCACCAACAACTCCACCACCTCCCTGCTTACCATTCACTCCGGCATCACGAACAATGCCGGAGGAGGTGCGGTGAACGTGCTCATCAATGGTGCGAGTGGCTCCACCACGGTGCTCACCGGAACGAGCAGCTACACCGGGGGCACCACGATCTCCAGCGGGGCGCTGGAGATCCGCAACGCCGCCGCGCTGGGGACTGCGGGGCTCATCACGGTGCAGGATGGTGCGTCCCTGAGGCTGTCCGGAGGTATTACCTTAAACCGTGCCGTCACGCTTTCCGGCATCGGCACCTCTGTGGCGGTGGAAGGGGCGCTGCGGAATGTGAGCGGGGACAACACGGTATCCAGCGTCCTGACCATTCTCACCCCCGTGAGCATCGTGTCAGACGCTGGCACGTTGCGGCTTCTGGCCGCCACTCCTGCCACCAACGCCATCACGGGCACGTTTGCCGTGACGTTCGGTGGGAGGTCGAATATCATCGTGGATGGTCGCATGAACATCGGTACCGGCATCATGACCAAGACCGGCAACGGTACGCTAGTCCTGAACGGGGACAACAATTTCACTGGCACGGTCACGATCAACGGTGGCGTGGTGCGCGTGGGCCACGCCAATGCCTTGGGCAACAACGCCGGCACCTTTAGCCTCACGGATATCAATACCGGCGGCACGCTGGAGCTGACGGGCGGTTTGACACTCTCGGCAGAGCCCATCTCGCTGGGCAGTACGGGGTTCAACAACAGCGGCGGCATCCGGAATGGCAGCGGTGACAACACCCTCACAGGACTCATCACGGTGGACAACACCTCGCGCATCGAGTCTCAAAGCGGCACCCTCACGCTGGATGTCGCCTCCGGAAATGCCATCATCAAAGACAACAGCAGCAGCAACCGGGCGCTCACTTTTGGCGGGGCGGGAGATATCGTGGTGCAGGACGCGATTGCCCGCCAGAATACCGGAGCCCTCTCCATCACCAAGGAGGGCACCGGCACCCTCACCCTCAAGGCCACCAGCACCTATGACGGGGCCACCACCGTGAACGGCGGGGAGATGCACCTCGACTACACGGGACTGGGCACCCCCACCAATCTGCTCTACAACGGCTTGTCATCGCCCGGCGCACTCAGGCTGGCGGGCGGCACGCTGAAGCTGACGGCCAAGACTGGCAGTGGCGTCAACAGCAGCCAGCAGTTCGGCATCTTCTCCATTGGCGTGGGCATGTCTTATTTCAAGGTGGTGCAGAATGGCGGGGCGGGGATGACGGTGGATCTAGGAAATCTCGCCCGGGCCAAATCGGCCAGCATCGTGCAGTTCGATGCGGTGACGGATGTGGCGGATGCCACCGGGACTGGCGGCCCCATCAGCGTCACCACGACTGGCGGCATCGACAATGCCATCATCAGCCACGACGGCATCACCTCCTTCACCTGGGGCAAGAACGACTGGGCCGCCACCACGGCCAGGTCGGGTGATCGCCGACGTATTGTCGGGCTGTCCAGCATCGCGGGCGGCTACACGGCGGGCACATCCACCACGCTGGCGGGCAATGCCGATGTGGTGCTCGGTGCGGGCATCATAGCGTTGAACGAGAACGCCGATACCACAAGCCTGCGCTTCAATGCGGCGCAGAGCAGCTACATCGGACTGGGTACGGGCGTGATCCTGACCACCGGCGGCATCCTGGTGGGGGAGGGGGTGGGGGCCAGGACCACCTACATCGATGGTGGCATCCTCCGTAGCGTCTCCACCAGCACGCCCTTTGACGAAGCGGACCTTGTCATCATCCAGAACAACACGCTGGGGGACCTCGTGATCAGCTCCGTGATTGCGAACAACGCCACCGTCTCGAGCGCCACCACCTTGACCAAGGCTGGTGCAGGCACCGTGGTGCTGGAGACGGTGGCGCACACCTTCACGGGTACCATCAGCGTGGTGGAGGGCACTCTTTATTACAAGTCCGGCAGCATCAGCTCCTCCACGCAGTTCACGATTGGCGGCGGGGCCGCCAGCGGCAAGCTCAAGGTGGGGAACAATACCGCCAGCCTGACGCTCCAGGGAGACTGGCTGCGGACTGAGGGCTACGGCACGCAGAACGCGCTCGTGGGTGGCGGGACTTTTGTTTCCAGCATCCTTCTGGACACGGACAACATCACGAGTGATTTTCGTCGGGGCACGATCGGCGGCAGCGGGCAGTATGAGAACAACATCGGCGTCCAGGTGGCTGCCACCGGGGCGCTGCTGCAACTCGGGGCGAACAACACCTATGCCGGAAAGACCTCCATCCACCGCGGCATTGTGGAGGTGGAGACGCTGGCGGATGCCGGGCAGACCAGCTCCCTGGGCACGGGCACCTTCAACGCGGACCCGAACAACGCCATTATCGACATAGCGAGCCACACCACCACCGGTGCTCCAATCAGTGTGACGGCCACGCTTCGGTATGTGGGCTCCACGAACTCCGTCACCAACCGGACAGTGCGGTTGATCAACACGGACAACTCCACAGACATCCCTTCTGCGGTGGGGATTATCGAGAACGTGGGCACGGGCACGGTGAAGTTCACCTCGCTCTTCACGGCCGCTGGGGGCAATCCCATCGCCCGCATGCTCCAGCTCGGTGGCACCAATGCGGGGGCCAACGAGATTGTCGGAATCGATGACGCCAGTCTTTCAATCAAGACACAGATCGAGAAGGCGGGCGTCGGCACCTGGGGTATCACCGGCAGCAACACCTACAGTGGTGGCACTATGGTGACAGCAGGCACTCTGCAGGCGCTCAATACGGCGGCCGTGGGCACGGGCACCGGCTCTGCCACGGGCACCGGAATGGTCACCGTCGCGGCGGGCGGCACCCTGGCGGGGACAGGCCGCGTGGCTCCCGCTGCGGGGAATCATGTTTCCGTCAGTGGGCGCGTTTCCGTGGGCGATGCGGCTTTGACCCTGGCCCAGGCCAGCCGGTTGGAGATCGCCACCAGCGGCAGCGGGGTGCTCACCTTCAAGACGGGCAGCACCCTGGCGCTGGACTTGTTCACCGGGGTGGGATTGGGAAATAACGCGGGTGTGGCAACGGCGTCTGACGTCATGGTGGTGAACGGATCCCTGGTCATCGAGAGCGGCGCCACCCTCGTGCTGGGGAATCCCAACCAGATGATGGAATGGACGGCGAATGACTCCTGGCAGCTTTTTGACTGGAGCGGGATCACCTCCCGCACCGGGGAGTTCAGTGTGCTGTCGCTGCCGACCCTGGGTGGGGGATTGTCATGGGACACCAGCAAGCTCTATCTGGACGGCACGATTTCGGTTACGGTTGTACCTGAGCCTGGGAGGATGGTGTTGCTGGTCGTGGCGGCGGGTGCGGTGGTATTGCGGCGGAGGAGGCTGGCGGTGGTTTGGTGA
- a CDS encoding S1 family peptidase, with the protein MHATVSKARWQWMLVGCLMVSSTACEKRGGGDSNVDVPLGAASSVPELVQKESEELRVHNYRLEEENRALQARIGSQNRDHSLEAQGLRKRVDELQATLKSNEDAYQRHIDQQKQAIAKLASGLRLGTIRTGAGDLTGVVITDVESDGVKVSHDGGITRVSFLQLPSELQFLFGRLGASEAKVSGGRGNYDELASQPGGGQVASTAPGSALFEKESLLIITTDKGTGSGFIAKVDGKHYAYTNAHVLCGSPGGFNSKLVRVTTANGTVLPMPYLVQISDTYNAAAPHGLEDLARFEVVPPKGVRAYELVSSGADSLAPTTEVVAYGNSLGGGVFTELTGTCLGVGPDRVEISCEIVPGNSGGPVVDRASRKVVGISTYLDASGMRDVWAKSTKFGAVRRFAVRPERVVKWRTMELSALYGGIEEFRAFDRDTLTLAAACFLRPRNNRGGFEAPSDQRGDYIVREVVIDGSRHRLGGVISAGIARVNDRLGGAGATISASAANPVYGEFFSSVSSGSASQVTSLKTSDRSPYMKQFVTELVEVREFWQVQFQKSAERFARSVK; encoded by the coding sequence ATGCATGCAACTGTATCAAAGGCGCGCTGGCAATGGATGCTGGTGGGGTGCTTGATGGTCTCGTCTACAGCGTGTGAAAAGCGCGGAGGTGGAGATTCGAATGTAGATGTCCCCCTTGGTGCCGCGTCCTCGGTTCCCGAGTTGGTGCAGAAGGAGTCGGAGGAACTGCGGGTACATAATTACCGTCTGGAGGAAGAGAACCGTGCCCTGCAGGCTCGAATAGGCTCACAGAATCGCGATCACAGTCTGGAGGCGCAGGGCCTGCGCAAGCGAGTAGATGAACTACAGGCAACTCTGAAATCCAACGAAGACGCGTATCAGAGGCATATTGACCAGCAAAAGCAGGCGATTGCGAAACTGGCAAGCGGACTTCGCTTGGGGACGATCCGTACGGGTGCTGGCGATCTCACGGGCGTTGTCATCACGGATGTGGAATCTGACGGGGTCAAGGTCAGTCACGATGGTGGGATTACCCGGGTGTCATTTCTGCAACTGCCCTCGGAGCTTCAATTCCTGTTTGGGCGGCTGGGTGCCTCGGAGGCTAAGGTCAGCGGGGGGCGGGGAAATTACGATGAGCTCGCTAGTCAACCTGGGGGAGGGCAAGTCGCCTCAACCGCACCTGGAAGCGCCTTGTTCGAGAAGGAATCGCTTCTGATTATCACGACGGACAAGGGCACTGGGTCTGGGTTCATTGCCAAAGTGGATGGCAAGCACTACGCCTATACGAATGCCCACGTTCTCTGTGGAAGTCCGGGTGGGTTCAATTCCAAGCTGGTGAGAGTTACGACTGCGAATGGCACAGTGCTTCCCATGCCCTATCTCGTGCAGATATCAGACACCTACAATGCGGCTGCTCCGCACGGGTTGGAGGATCTGGCCAGGTTTGAGGTCGTGCCACCCAAAGGGGTTCGTGCCTACGAACTCGTCTCCTCTGGAGCAGACTCGCTGGCTCCAACCACTGAAGTTGTGGCTTATGGAAACAGCCTGGGTGGAGGGGTCTTCACTGAGTTGACCGGGACCTGTCTTGGGGTGGGGCCTGATCGCGTCGAGATCAGTTGCGAAATTGTTCCGGGCAACAGTGGCGGGCCTGTGGTGGACCGAGCCAGCCGGAAAGTCGTGGGCATATCCACATATCTCGATGCCAGTGGCATGCGTGATGTTTGGGCAAAGTCCACCAAGTTCGGTGCGGTGCGGCGGTTTGCCGTGCGCCCCGAGCGGGTGGTCAAATGGCGGACGATGGAGCTTTCTGCGCTCTATGGTGGCATCGAAGAGTTTCGGGCATTTGATCGCGACACTCTGACTCTGGCCGCAGCTTGTTTCCTGAGACCCAGGAACAATCGTGGAGGGTTTGAGGCTCCGTCTGATCAGCGGGGGGATTACATTGTCCGTGAAGTCGTCATTGACGGATCCAGGCACCGTTTGGGTGGCGTTATCAGTGCGGGGATTGCCCGGGTCAATGATCGGCTCGGTGGTGCTGGTGCGACGATTTCAGCATCAGCAGCGAATCCTGTTTACGGAGAGTTCTTCTCCAGCGTTTCCAGCGGATCAGCGAGCCAGGTCACGAGCCTGAAGACTTCAGATCGATCCCCTTACATGAAGCAGTTTGTGACGGAGCTTGTGGAGGTTCGTGAATTTTGGCAGGTGCAGTTCCAAAAAAGTGCTGAGCGATTCGCGCGAAGTGTGAAGTGA
- a CDS encoding MerR family transcriptional regulator has protein sequence MVAASKELRHPIKVVCHRTGLTAHAIRVWERRYGLICCKRTDSNRRLYSDEEIERLRLLKELTDCGHRISQISCLCLDELYGLYKKEVNPAPVTAPLPQDLSHDSAEQCLQRCKEAVQVLDTAVISDLLEEARLRYGQRTVLLRIIAPLVHEVGEAWRRGEMRVSHEHLATSVVRDFLALGARNYQLRPNAPELLVTTPIGQIHEVGALLATAAARDLGWRVTYLGPSLPAEEIAACVQIRKARAVALSMVYPSDDPNVPNELTKLRGMLPAHTALLIGGRAAYGYYQALRVPDVRLVNCLAEIEAALEEISVHSCE, from the coding sequence ATGGTAGCCGCCTCTAAAGAACTCCGCCACCCCATCAAGGTTGTGTGCCACCGCACCGGCCTGACGGCCCACGCCATCCGGGTGTGGGAGCGGAGGTACGGCCTCATCTGCTGCAAACGGACGGACTCCAACCGGCGCCTGTATTCGGACGAGGAAATCGAGCGCCTGCGCCTGCTGAAGGAGCTGACAGACTGCGGCCACCGCATCAGCCAGATCTCCTGTCTGTGCCTGGATGAACTCTATGGCCTGTATAAGAAAGAGGTCAACCCCGCCCCGGTCACCGCACCGCTCCCGCAGGATCTGTCACACGACTCCGCAGAGCAGTGTCTGCAGCGCTGCAAGGAAGCCGTGCAGGTGTTGGACACCGCCGTGATCAGTGACCTCCTGGAGGAGGCCCGCCTGCGCTACGGTCAGCGCACCGTCCTGCTCCGCATCATCGCCCCCCTCGTCCACGAAGTGGGCGAAGCCTGGCGACGCGGTGAGATGCGCGTCTCCCACGAGCACCTGGCCACCAGCGTCGTGCGGGATTTCCTCGCACTGGGCGCACGGAACTACCAGCTCCGGCCCAACGCCCCGGAACTCCTCGTCACCACGCCCATCGGCCAGATCCACGAGGTGGGTGCCCTCTTGGCCACCGCCGCCGCCCGGGACCTCGGCTGGCGCGTCACCTATCTGGGCCCCTCTCTGCCGGCAGAAGAAATCGCCGCCTGTGTGCAGATCCGCAAGGCCCGCGCGGTCGCCCTCAGCATGGTGTACCCCTCGGACGATCCCAACGTCCCCAATGAGCTGACCAAGCTCCGCGGCATGTTGCCAGCGCACACCGCCCTCCTCATCGGAGGCCGCGCCGCCTACGGCTACTACCAGGCCCTCCGCGTCCCAGACGTCCGCCTCGTAAACTGCCTGGCAGAGATCGAAGCCGCCCTCGAGGAAATCAGCGTCCACAGCTGCGAATAA